In a single window of the Candidatus Cloacimonadota bacterium genome:
- a CDS encoding diacylglycerol kinase family lipid kinase, whose product MNTKWFLIANATAGRGKTGRKISELIKSLNEHKFDFEIELTKTPLHATELAKEAIKKEYRKIVVVGGDGTLNETVNGIMQSGKQNEIKLGLIPEGGGNDFAMNFKLSNNIDKAIELLKREKTCKVDIGKIEDYFFINALGLGFDAQVALISRSIKHLNGLPRYLVAVIRALVKLQKFEAEITLDNCTLKKPFLLFSIGNGLSTGGGFLLTPEARVNDGLLDICLIQDVTRRRILSLLPKAIKGQHLKEPEVIIHQSKKIHVKTDKKLPIYFDGELPELKHPFNFTIEILPKQIEFITG is encoded by the coding sequence ATGAACACAAAATGGTTTTTAATTGCAAATGCAACAGCCGGCCGTGGTAAAACAGGTCGTAAGATCAGTGAGTTGATCAAATCTTTGAATGAGCATAAATTTGATTTTGAGATCGAGCTGACAAAAACACCGCTGCATGCTACTGAACTGGCAAAAGAGGCAATCAAAAAAGAATACAGGAAAATTGTGGTTGTTGGTGGTGACGGCACTTTGAACGAAACAGTGAACGGCATTATGCAGAGCGGAAAGCAAAATGAAATTAAACTTGGTTTGATCCCCGAAGGTGGTGGAAATGATTTTGCCATGAACTTCAAACTTTCTAATAACATCGATAAAGCAATTGAACTTTTGAAGAGAGAAAAAACCTGCAAAGTAGATATAGGAAAAATCGAGGATTACTTTTTTATCAATGCTCTGGGGCTTGGATTCGATGCCCAGGTTGCGCTTATTTCGCGTAGTATTAAACATCTGAATGGCTTGCCCAGATATCTGGTGGCAGTAATTCGAGCCTTGGTGAAGCTGCAGAAATTTGAAGCTGAGATCACATTGGATAACTGCACTTTAAAGAAACCATTTTTACTATTTTCTATCGGAAACGGGCTTTCTACCGGTGGAGGATTTTTACTCACTCCGGAAGCTCGTGTAAATGACGGTCTTCTGGATATTTGTTTGATCCAGGATGTTACCAGAAGGCGCATTCTTAGTTTACTGCCAAAAGCCATAAAAGGTCAACATCTCAAAGAGCCGGAAGTTATTATTCATCAAAGCAAAAAGATCCATGTGAAAACCGATAAAAAACTTCCCATCTATTTTGATGGTGAGCTTCCTGAGTTGAAGCATCCATTTAATTTTACAATCGAAATTCTTCCAAAACAAATAGAGTTTATTACAGGATAG
- the rsmI gene encoding 16S rRNA (cytidine(1402)-2'-O)-methyltransferase — MDPKLYVVATPIGNPDDITLRALKVLKEVDFVICEEYKPGSKLLRFYEIKKPLELLNEHNEKEQSKILLDRILIEGKSAALISDAGTPLFADPGNTLVWQCHQNGIPVIPIPGASSIMAALMGSGLPVEKFLYYGFLPANTEKRLAALKNVPTHLNVIFLEAPYRLKPLLRDFRKILGNQRQAIIAYKLTQSEEKFYWGNLKELAIQTQTLPKGEFVFILKKLESNRKRK; from the coding sequence GTAGTTGCTACTCCGATCGGTAATCCCGACGATATAACTCTGCGTGCTTTAAAAGTGCTGAAAGAAGTAGATTTCGTGATTTGTGAAGAATATAAACCCGGCAGCAAACTTCTGCGATTCTACGAAATAAAAAAGCCACTGGAACTTTTGAACGAACATAATGAAAAAGAGCAAAGCAAAATTCTGTTGGATCGAATTTTAATCGAAGGAAAATCCGCTGCTCTCATCAGTGATGCCGGCACACCACTTTTTGCCGATCCCGGCAATACGCTGGTTTGGCAATGTCACCAAAACGGTATTCCCGTTATTCCGATTCCGGGCGCATCTTCTATCATGGCAGCTCTCATGGGATCCGGTCTGCCAGTAGAAAAGTTCCTTTATTACGGATTTCTACCTGCCAATACCGAAAAAAGATTGGCAGCTTTGAAGAATGTTCCTACCCATTTAAATGTAATTTTCTTGGAAGCACCTTATAGATTGAAGCCACTTCTGCGTGATTTCAGGAAAATTTTAGGAAATCAGCGACAGGCAATAATAGCTTACAAGCTTACTCAATCGGAAGAGAAATTTTACTGGGGAAATCTGAAGGAGCTGGCAATTCAAACTCAAACTTTGCCTAAAGGTGAATTCGTTTTTATTCTGAAAAAACTGGAGTCAAACCGGAAGAGAAAGTGA